The genomic segment TGCCGTTTGGCCTCGGAACGCATGTGGCCTTTATCGAGCATCCGGAACACCGAGCCCAGCGGGCCGGATTTGCGCTGTTCGCGGCCGAGGAACAGGTTGTCGGCGATGTCCAGGCCGGGCGCCACCGCGAGGGTCTGGTACACGGTTTCGATGCCGGCCGTGCGCGCATCCATCGGCGTACGGAAAGTGACTCGTTGCCCGTCGAGATGGATCTCGCCTTCGTCGGGGACGAGCGCGCCCGAAAGCGCCTTGATCAGGCTGGACTTGCCGGCGCCGTTGTCGCCGATGACCGCGAGGATCTCGCCGGGGTACAGCTCGAGGTCGCTGCCGTTGATCGCGACGACCCGGCCGTACCGTTTGGTCAGGCCTTTCGCCTGCAGAACCGGAGTGGTCACGTCTTCACCTTCCTGATCCACTGGTCGAGCGAGACCGCGACCAGCACCAGCAGGCCGATCGCGAAGCCCTGCCAGACCACTTCGACGCCGCCCAGCTGCAGGCCGTTGCGGAACACGCCGACGATGAGCGCGCCGATCAGGGTGCCGATGACGCTGCCGCGGCCGCCGAAGAGGCTGGTGCCGCCGAGCACGACGGCGGTGATCGAGTCGAGGTTGTATTCGACGCCGACGTTGGGGCTGGCCGAGGCGAGCCGGCCGATGAGGATCCAGCCGCCGATCGCGTAGAGCAGGCCGGCCACGGTGTAGACCGAGAACAGCACCCGGCCGGTCTGGATGCCGGCCAGCCGCGCCGCCTCGGAGTCGTCACCGGTGGCGTAGACGTGTTTGCCCCACGCGGTGTTCGCGAGTGCGTAGAAGAAGAACGCGAACAGCAGAAGCATGATGATCGACCCGTACGTCAACCGGAAGTTCCCGAGCGGGATCGAGTCACCGGTCCAGGTCATCAGGCCGGGCATGTCGGTTCCCCGTACGGTCTCGGAATTGCTCACGACCGAGTTGAGCGAGAAGAAGATCGTCAGCGTGCCCAGGGTGACGATGAACGGTGGCAATTTTATCCGCGTCACCAGGAAGCCGTTGATCGCGCCCATCGCCGTGCCGCAGGCGAACCCGAGCAGCAGCGCGATGATCCCGGGCATCCCGGCGTCCACACAGAACGTGGCGGTCAGGATCGACGAGAAGACC from the Paractinoplanes abujensis genome contains:
- a CDS encoding ATP-binding cassette domain-containing protein, with the protein product MTTPVLQAKGLTKRYGRVVAINGSDLELYPGEILAVIGDNGAGKSSLIKALSGALVPDEGEIHLDGQRVTFRTPMDARTAGIETVYQTLAVAPGLDIADNLFLGREQRKSGPLGSVFRMLDKGHMRSEAKRHMSELGVATLQNIGQAVESLSGGQRQAVAVARSAAFGSKVVILDEPTAALGVKEGNRVLQLIRDVRDRGLPVILISHNMPHVFEVADRIHIQRLGRRATVITPKSHSMSEAVAIMTGAAEPPPPTA
- a CDS encoding ABC transporter permease, producing MATTTTAPADFDVRKNDSLGLRIQHLLHSNPVLGPLAVLVVAIIAFSIVNGRFLTATNLSLVLQQVTVIATLALGQTLIILTAGIDLSAGAIAVFSSILTATFCVDAGMPGIIALLLGFACGTAMGAINGFLVTRIKLPPFIVTLGTLTIFFSLNSVVSNSETVRGTDMPGLMTWTGDSIPLGNFRLTYGSIIMLLLFAFFFYALANTAWGKHVYATGDDSEAARLAGIQTGRVLFSVYTVAGLLYAIGGWILIGRLASASPNVGVEYNLDSITAVVLGGTSLFGGRGSVIGTLIGALIVGVFRNGLQLGGVEVVWQGFAIGLLVLVAVSLDQWIRKVKT